The sequence TTTTGTGTAACTATGAAAGTATTTTAAGTGTTTCGGGCTTTCATTCCCTCCCTATCGGAAGGGGACTTCCCGCCCGAATGTGTTAAAAGACATGGATCGCCGTTGCTTTAAAGCTTAGGTAAACCTCTTTTCCCTCTTGAATCCCCATCTCTACAAGAGAAGAGCGGGTTATAAAAGCTCTAAGCTCAATTCCACCAATATCAAGGGTTACCCTCACCAGCGAGCCCAGATCTTCAACCGCTAACACCTTGGCTTTGAACTCGTTTCTTGCAGAGGTTTTTATGGACTCATTGGATATAACGATGTCCTCCGGCCTTATTCCAACTCTCAGCTTCCCTTTAAACTCCCCCGGTAGCTCTATTGAAATTCCGTTTGCCCTTAATATCCTCCCTTCCGCAATCCCCTCTATTATGTTTTCAAACCCAAGAAATCTCGCGACTTCTTCATTTTTAGGCTTGGAAAAGACTTCCCTAACTTCTCCGGTTTGGATCAATTTTCCGTTCAGCATTACACCAACTCTATCCCCTAAACTGACAGCCTCTTCAAAAGAATGCGTTACGTGTAAAGCCGTGAAGCTAAGCTCCCTTCTCCAGCGTTTCATCTCTTGAATGAGCTTAGCCCTAGTTTGAACGTCCAGATTTGCAAAAGGCTCATCAAGAAGTATAAGCCTTGGCTCCAGTACTAAAGCCCTCGCAATGGCAACCCTTTGAGCTTCACCGCCGCTCAGCGTTTTTGGTTTTCTGTGCAAAAGATGTGAGATTTCAAGAATCTCTGCAATCTCCCTAATCCTCTTATTGATTTCATTTTTTGGAATTTTTCTGAGCTTCAATCCGTAGGCTATGTTGTCGTAAACTTTCATATGAGGAAAGAGGGCGTAGTTTTGAGGAATATAAGCTAGATCCCTCTTCTCCGGTGGAAGAAAAGTTATCTCCTTCTCATCCATAAAGATTTTTCCAGAATCTGGTGTAAAGATGCCAGCGATGAGTTCGAGGAGAAGGGTCTTTCCAGCACCACTAGGGCCCAAAATTATGAAGTACTCTCCCCTCTCAACTGAAAATGTTATGTCTCTGAGGTGAAATTCCTTGTAGTCCTTGGAAATATTTTGAACTTCAAGCATGACGTTATCACCGGGCAATAGTCTCTAAAAATGTCCTCAACCCCGACTCATCCAAAAACTCCTCAATAAGCCCACGGTTTTCTCTGATTAATTTCTCAATGAAGTTTCTGTATAGTCCCGACATGGAGTCTCCTTTGTAGTTCCTGGCAATTGCCAAGAGATGCATGACGTCTTTTGGAGTAAGCTTTCTTTCCAAGTCTTTGCTGAGCTGACTTATTGAGTTTTCTAGCCTTGAAAGATTACTCTCCTTCTTAGCAAGAAGAGTCATTAAGAGCTCAAGTTCTTTTTTTGGTTCGATGTCTTTTGCATCAAAAGTAACATCTCCAATTCCGAATGGAACAATCGTTATCCCATTTACTAGGAGGTAACCATTTTTTACTTCAGGTTCAAAGCCTCCTGCCTGCAAGGTGCTTTTAGCCCAGTTTAGAATGTTTTCCTCTGTATCAACGTCTCTAGCCACTCCAATAATAGTAGGCCTATCCTCAAATCTCTCAACTGCTCTGAAAACTGCCTTAAGAGCCTTTTTAAGGTTATCTTTCCCATTAGCATGCAGTATCACCAACAAAGTTTTGTACTTAATTAAACAGATAGGTCTTGATAGCTCCTTGTCCTTCGAAAACGGCAGAATCTCACACCCTGCATTGCTCTCCCTAAACCTATAAAACTCCTTTATTAAGGGAAGAAAGAAGCTAACATCTGTTCTGCCCTCTAAGAGCAAGAGTCTCACTTCCATTTTTCATCCCCTCAGGTCTAGTCCAAGAGTTTCTCTTAGTTCTTGCGATTCTTCAAAGGTCTCTATTGAGGCTTTTACGTTTCCGTTCTCACGCTTCATATAAATGACCCTTCCCTCTACTTTGCTTTCTAGACCATATTTGATTAGCATGTCAATAAGCTCAAGACTGTGGGTCGTTAGAAATACTTGGACATTGTTTTCTTTTGCTCCCCTGACAAGAGTCTTAGACATAACTCTTAGAGACTTTGGATGATGGAAGGCTTCGGCGGAGTCTATGAGAAGATAACCATTTTTCAGAGAGGAAACTACAAGTGCCATGGCTGTCAATGCTTTAAATCCATCTCCCATCACATAATAAGGTATAGCCTTTTTTGTCCACTTAATGTCTACGTACATAACAGGAGTAATGTTCTCAGGTAATGGACTTAGATTTTGAAACTCTGGATAACCTTTTTTGATTATTGAAAAAGCTCTTTCGGTTCCTTTCTCCTTAAATGCCCAAGAATGAGCCCTTTCAATGAACCCGGGAGAAATTATGTCGAAAGGTGTTAAGAATCGTACAGGCATTTCAACAAGATACATATCATCACTAGTTGAGAACACTGTAAGTAAGTCACCTTCCTTGGGAAAACCTACATTAACTAGCACAGAGTATGTCTTTTTTAAAGGGCCAGCTTTCACGATTCCGGGAAGTATAATAAACTTTCCGAGGCCAATGCGTCTTATTGTATCATCATCAATCTTAAGTTCACCCCCCAAGATGTCAACGATATTACCCTGTTTTCTGATTTCTACCGAGAATGGAGTGTTATTCTCAACGAATTTGATCTTAGTAGCAAGATAATCTTGATAAAACAGGGAAGTTACTGAATTTTTTCCAAACCACCCTCTCCAAGTCAATACCTTTGTTAGCACTTCTTGCAATGGATCGTTTTCACTATTCACACCTGCAATACCAATAGAAAACGCTTCAATTATGCTTGATTTACCCGCATTGTTTTTGCCCGCAATTACGTTAATTTGGCCAAGATTATTTAGTTCCAACTTCTTTATGCCCCTAAAATTCTCAATCCTAAAAGATGTTATCATGAGCATCCCCTTTCAGTATTGGTATTAACCAAATTAAAGCTTTGTCCTCAAGCATTTCTCGACCTCCCTACAATCCACCTTAGAACAACGAAGATGCTCAAGCTCAGCAGTACAAGGATAACGGAAATCGGCCTTGAAGCCCTCAAACCATAGTTGTTAAAGTACTCCATGACCAGAACCTGTGCAGTTTTTGGGTAATATGCAACGATTAGAATCGCACCCACTTCGCTTATCGCCCTTGCCCACGTCATGATGGCACCGCTCAAGATAGAGGGCATCGCAATGGGAAGCGAAATCGTCAAGAATGCCTTAAGCCTACCCGCCCCTAAGGTTCTTGCCACATGCTCAAGCTTCTCATCTACCGCCAAAAACCCGTCTCTGGCGGCATTGATTGTGAAAGGTGCAGAGACAAAAAGCATTGCCATTATTATTCCGAGATAGCTATCCAAAATTTTGTTTGAAAATGTCACAAGAAGCATTATGCCAACAACGGAGTGTGGGATAACTATTGGGACGTCAACAACGGCCTGAACAAAACTCTTCCCCACAAAATCCTTCCTTGCGAGTATATAGCCAAGGGGGACTCCAAAAAGGAGAGAAATAAGCATTGTAGCCGTGGACGTTAGGAGGGAATTCCTAAGAGCCTCTAAGACAATATCATCGTGGAGAACATTTATAATCATTTCCCAGTCCAAAAGCTGCTTCCCTATGATAACGGCTAACGGAAGGAGGATGTACAGAACAAGGAACGTGCCGAGCAGAGCGAAGAACCATGTTACGTAATCCCTCATATCCTCACCTCTGAAGAAAAAGATAAAAAGTTTAGCCCTCTACCTCCACTTCATTTTTGATCTCCTCTGGAATGTTTCCAAATCCAACAGGTGGCCATATGAAATCCTGATAGTTCTTCTCAAAAATTTCCTTGCCTCTTTCACTCAGTAAGAACTTCAGGTACTCTAGAGCGAGCTCCTTATTGGGGGCATCTTTTAGGACAGTTACTCCATAGACAATTGGTTTTGCTTTGATTGTTTTTCCTGTTGAGCCTAGAGTTATTGAAACCTGCCCATAATAGTCTGCTAGAGTAAAGTCCTTCAGGTTGATCTCTTTGGGCAACTCAACGAACTTTAAGCCGTGCTGCATTGCGACACTTTTGTAAATGAAATAATAATCCAAACTACCGCTCTCCACTAAGCCAGTTAAATCCGTTTCCTTTGGTCTTATAACAACCTTGTCAGTCTTGATTTGAATCTCCTTTGGGGCAACTATGTGGTTTCCTTCGGCATAGATGTTGGTGTTTCTTTCTACTAAAGTTTCAAAAATCGGCTTTCCATAATAGATATCGGCAAGCTTCATTACCATAACACTTCTATAACCACAAGGGTCTTGATTGGGGTCACTGAATCCAAAGGAAACATCCTCTCTCGCCAGAATCTCATACCAGTTGTTAGAGTTGATTTCATCGGCGTATTTACTCTTATCGGTGAATGCTATGACTATCTCATTGGTCGCAAAAAGGACGTAAAAGTCCGTATAGTTGGGCACCAGCAACTGAGGGATTAGGGTGTAATCTGCAAGGGCAACGATATCGGCTTTTTTCCCCAAATCTGTGACTTTTCTAACGGCCATAACACTTCCGCTAGCCTCTGCTTGAATTTCCACATCATAACCAAGGGTCTTAGCGTATTCCCTGAAAGCTTCGCTGACGTCTTTTAAGGGCTCGCTCAGAGAGCCAGCATGGAAAATCTTCAAAGTTGATTTTTTAAGTTCCGTTTGTTCTGATGAAGGGGCAATACTTTCCTTCGTTCCAGTGTCCTTAACTTCATTCCCCCCAATGCAGCCGCTGGCAATTATTGCAAGAAGGAAAATTCCTATGAGAATCAATGATGCCCGTTTCATCACACCACCAGAAGAATACTCAACTTTGAGTATTTAAACATTTTGAGTAAATAGACGTGTTGAAGTTAAGCTAGTTTGCTTAACTCCAGAAGGATTTTATACCTAAACTAACTAAACTTCTAAAGGTGGGAGAATGAGAATGGTGCTTATTGATGGGGAGCACTATCCAGATGTAACTGCGTGGGCTATAAAAGGGCTCGGAGATGTATGCTGTGCAGTGTTTTTGGGAGGCACGGAAAAAATAGGTGATATGAAGTCCTTGGAGAAAAAAATAGGGGTCAAGCTGTACTACGGTAAAGACTACCTTCTTGAAATCGAGAGGGCTATTAGGGAGAACAAAATTGAGGAAGTCGTTGACCTGAGCGACGAGCCTGTTCTGAACTATGAGGACAGA comes from Thermococcus litoralis DSM 5473 and encodes:
- a CDS encoding AAA family ATPase, with protein sequence MLMITSFRIENFRGIKKLELNNLGQINVIAGKNNAGKSSIIEAFSIGIAGVNSENDPLQEVLTKVLTWRGWFGKNSVTSLFYQDYLATKIKFVENNTPFSVEIRKQGNIVDILGGELKIDDDTIRRIGLGKFIILPGIVKAGPLKKTYSVLVNVGFPKEGDLLTVFSTSDDMYLVEMPVRFLTPFDIISPGFIERAHSWAFKEKGTERAFSIIKKGYPEFQNLSPLPENITPVMYVDIKWTKKAIPYYVMGDGFKALTAMALVVSSLKNGYLLIDSAEAFHHPKSLRVMSKTLVRGAKENNVQVFLTTHSLELIDMLIKYGLESKVEGRVIYMKRENGNVKASIETFEESQELRETLGLDLRG
- a CDS encoding DUF3226 domain-containing protein produces the protein MEVRLLLLEGRTDVSFFLPLIKEFYRFRESNAGCEILPFSKDKELSRPICLIKYKTLLVILHANGKDNLKKALKAVFRAVERFEDRPTIIGVARDVDTEENILNWAKSTLQAGGFEPEVKNGYLLVNGITIVPFGIGDVTFDAKDIEPKKELELLMTLLAKKESNLSRLENSISQLSKDLERKLTPKDVMHLLAIARNYKGDSMSGLYRNFIEKLIRENRGLIEEFLDESGLRTFLETIAR
- the wtpA gene encoding tungstate ABC transporter substrate-binding protein WtpA, encoding MKRASLILIGIFLLAIIASGCIGGNEVKDTGTKESIAPSSEQTELKKSTLKIFHAGSLSEPLKDVSEAFREYAKTLGYDVEIQAEASGSVMAVRKVTDLGKKADIVALADYTLIPQLLVPNYTDFYVLFATNEIVIAFTDKSKYADEINSNNWYEILAREDVSFGFSDPNQDPCGYRSVMVMKLADIYYGKPIFETLVERNTNIYAEGNHIVAPKEIQIKTDKVVIRPKETDLTGLVESGSLDYYFIYKSVAMQHGLKFVELPKEINLKDFTLADYYGQVSITLGSTGKTIKAKPIVYGVTVLKDAPNKELALEYLKFLLSERGKEIFEKNYQDFIWPPVGFGNIPEEIKNEVEVEG
- the wtpB gene encoding tungstate ABC transporter permease WtpB; this encodes MRDYVTWFFALLGTFLVLYILLPLAVIIGKQLLDWEMIINVLHDDIVLEALRNSLLTSTATMLISLLFGVPLGYILARKDFVGKSFVQAVVDVPIVIPHSVVGIMLLVTFSNKILDSYLGIIMAMLFVSAPFTINAARDGFLAVDEKLEHVARTLGAGRLKAFLTISLPIAMPSILSGAIMTWARAISEVGAILIVAYYPKTAQVLVMEYFNNYGLRASRPISVILVLLSLSIFVVLRWIVGRSRNA
- the wtpC gene encoding tungstate ABC transporter ATP-binding protein WtpC, translated to MLEVQNISKDYKEFHLRDITFSVERGEYFIILGPSGAGKTLLLELIAGIFTPDSGKIFMDEKEITFLPPEKRDLAYIPQNYALFPHMKVYDNIAYGLKLRKIPKNEINKRIREIAEILEISHLLHRKPKTLSGGEAQRVAIARALVLEPRLILLDEPFANLDVQTRAKLIQEMKRWRRELSFTALHVTHSFEEAVSLGDRVGVMLNGKLIQTGEVREVFSKPKNEEVARFLGFENIIEGIAEGRILRANGISIELPGEFKGKLRVGIRPEDIVISNESIKTSARNEFKAKVLAVEDLGSLVRVTLDIGGIELRAFITRSSLVEMGIQEGKEVYLSFKATAIHVF